AAGAACTTCGTTGAGCATATGGCTGCCAGTATGATTAGACATAACTTGAATGGCTAGGATAAAGTTAACTAGAAAAATAAATTAATACAATTATACTAACAAAGCGCAATATAAATAAACTGTTTTTGGCTTGAAATAAGTTATCTGTTATTCAAAGTAGAAAATGGCTGAAAGTATTGAAACGGTGGAGATGTGAGTTCCAGCAGATCGAGATGAGGAATACCGCAGCTTGAGGTGCGTGATACTAAACTCTCAATATATAGAACAGAGACTACATCAAAAAAAAGCAACAAAGCAGTTTGCTGTTGCCGCTTTAGAAATGGCTAAAGATGAAGAGAGAAGTCTAAAGCGAGTAAATTTATTAGAGGGAACTGCAACTGCTTGTAGCCCAAAATAAGCACAATTGAAGGCAGAAGCAGAAATTAATCCAGAAGAAAATAAAGTCTCGTAGCGTAGTATAAAAAAAGTTAAAAAGATCAAAAAGGACTAGCGATCGCTTGTGGCTGCTACTTCTTTGGTCAAGCAGAAGTCTCATAAGGCTCGGAGAATTCGATCTGACGGTCATCTAAATAAGTAGAAGCGAAAACTAAAGCTTGAAATATGTCTTCTTCGTCGAGTTCGGGAAACTCCTGATAGAGTTCTTGGCGGTCGGGGTAGGTAGCGATTAGCTCGATGACACGGCGGACGGTCAGGCGGAGGTTGCGGATACAAGGTTGTCCGTTCATACGGGCAGGATTGCTAGTAATGCGATCGAGTTTCATGATTAGTCTGGTTTGATAAATCTCAATTATTTTTATTATCGCGTTTAGGGGAAGTGCGATTGCGCCCAGTACAGTGGCGTAGCCAATCACTACTCTGTTTTCGAGCGATCGTTTATTTTCTTATCTAAAGTAGAAAATGGCTGAAACTATTGAAAACTCAGAAATGTGAGTTCCAGCAGATCGAGTTGTGAGTTCCCACCCCTCAATCTGCGGGATACTAAACTCTCATTTATAGATCCAAAGACTACATCAAAAGAAAAGCAGCAGAGCAAACTAGAAAGTGCTGCTGCTCGAAATATTTGGCTTTATAAAGAAAGGAGAGACTAAAACGGGTAAATGTTTACTAGAGATAATTGAAACTGCTTCTAGCACAAAATAAACCTAATCAGAAGGAGAGTAGTCAAATTAATCCAGAGGGGAATAAAGTCTCGTACTGTAGTATAAAAGAAGTTGAATTGATTTAAAAAGAAGAGGCGATAAGTCCGAAGGGCATCCGCTTCGCGATCGCTCCGAGTCTGTGCTTACCCAACAGCTTTTGAACCAGTAATAAATCCGACACCAGCACTGATAATAGAAGCAGCTATGGCAGTAGACCATTTTTTGTCATCAGTAGTTGCTTGAGGATTAAGGAGTATCTGCAAGCAATAATAGAGAACTAAAGCTACTCCAAGCAAGATAGCGATAAACAAAATCGTAGTTCGCCAGCGACGATGTTGGGCATCATAACTGTCTTGTCGCAAACGATAATCGCGATCGACAGGATTCTCGTTACTGAGATTGACCTTCCAATCTGAACCTTGAGCTAAATCGAATAAATTTTGAGTAATAAAGGACTGAGGATCTGGCTCAGAGGGTTGGGTCATGGCAAAATGATTTCGGTAATAGGATGACGATTCTCGTCAGCAATCATCAGTTTTTCACCTTTAGCCTGAGCTTCGGAGGCGACTTTAAGAAGAGCGATCGCCCGACGAAAAACTTCGGCTTTAGAAGTGCTGTGAGTCAATTCAACTAATTTGTCAAAATCTTCTTGAAATTGTTCGTTAACGTCAAAACTAAGTCTGGGCATAGTAGAAAAAGAGAAGAAACTACTGTGTAAATTATAGCCAAAATTGTGGTAAATACGTTGTAATAGCGTTGTGAAATTTTAAGTAGCTGGACTTTCGCTCGCTCTCAAAAATGCGATCCGTAGGCTAACAGCGCGTACGCGCATACGCTGCGGTAGCAGCTTTGAGGCGGTAGCCTCTGTGAGCGTAATCGCTCCTTCTTGTGTTTTAGGGTAAAAACGCTGAAACCTTTGAAATGGTCGAGATGTGAGTTTACACACATTAAGCTGTGAGATATCACTCCTCGATCTGCGGGAAAGCGATCGCTCAATATATAGATCCAAAGAGTACATCAGAAGATAAAGCAGCAAAGCAAAGCAGAGAAATAAAGTGCTGCTGCCTAAAAATATTTGGCTTTAGAAGAAGAAAGAGGTTTAAAACAAGTAAAAGTTAGTCAAAGTCAATTGAAACTGCTTGTAGCCCAAAATAAACTCAATTAAAGGCAAAAGAATAAATCAATCCAGAGGAAAAAAGCCCCCACATCGTAGTACAAAAGAAGCTAAAAAGTCATAAAAGTAATTTAAAAAGTAACAAGTGTAGGTATCTAGAGTTTAAGATAGCTGTAAGTAAAGAATGTATAAAACCTAACACCTTAGTATCWGCAAACAAACAATTTATTAAACCAAAGTTTAAATTTAGTTGAATGTAAAGAAAACTAACATTATGGACAWTTGRARWWASAGAGGTTATAAAGAAGGCTGAAAAATTACTATTTCTGTAAAATGGAAACCRTAGCAGCAGTAAGYTTGGCAGGAGGACAGGGYAAAACTACCACCTGTTATTTYCTGGCAAAAATGTTAGCYAGAGCGGGGAAAAAAGTCTTGGCGATCGACTGCGAYCCWCAAGCGAAYCTRACCTTTTTYCTCAATCAYGAAGTMGCCGATAATCAGCCAACACTACTAGAGTTACTRAGAGGAACAGTAGSSACAGARGAYGGAATTTATCCCACTGCTGAAGAWAATTTGTTTTTAGTTCCTGCCGATAGTGGACTAGCAAAAGTCAGCGAATACTTGAGCGGTAGYGGTACGGGCGCATTAATCCTCAAGCTCAGACTYGAAGCAGTAAAAGAGYTATTCGATTATGYGATTATCGACGTACAGCCGACGMGMTCGCAGATTTGTCTGACGGCAGTAGGAGCGTCGCAGATTTGTCTGACGGCAGTAGGAGCGGCAGACTGGGTGTTAATTCCTGCCGAGTCAGCAACTAAAGGAGTAAATTCCCTGCTCGATACCCAAAAGTTTCTAGCCGAACAAGCACAAGTGATGGCATTTAGAGGAAAAGTTTTAGGGATAATACCGTTTCGMGATCGCTGGGTAGGYAGAACTCARACCTTAGAGAGTAGAGAYAATATTACGGCAATGAAAGAGTTTGCCGARGGYGTACCAGTGCTACCGAGTATTAGAGAATCRGAAAAATTCAAACAGGCTACYCGYCAGGGACAGCTATTAAGTGAATTRRGTGCRGCAGATTTAGAGTATCCGTTTGAAAAGATAATCGAACTGCTAGCAGAGTCGAAAAAGCAGATACAAACTAAAGTTGCAGTATAGATTAGCCAGAGAGAAAAATAAATGAGTCAGGATGACGCTTTAGAAAGATTGCGAAATCGAGCCAAGCCTACTGTAGAGAAACGCGATTCATCTTTAAATTTAACAGTCGAGCAACCACAGCAAGACAATTATCAAGATACAACTACTAACTCAAACAAGAGTATCCCTAGTTCGAGCAATCGAGAARTAGAGATATCTGMAACTAAAGAGTCAAAAAAGTCAGGTTYTAAYTCAGAGAGTAACGGAACTAATTCRTCAGGCATTAAAGAGATAAAAACCAAACAAAGCACGATTAGGTTAGAGAAAAACCTYTYCCAAAGRTTGACTCAGCAATGCCAGGAAGCAGARATWAGTCGRGAAGTGTTTWTAGAAGCRTTGTTTRTCTATTACGAGCAGCATAAGTCTATGCAGAATAAAGTATTGCAGGAAGCTAGGAAAAGAGATGAACAAAGACAAAAGCTAGCAAATTATCGTCGTGCTAAATCGATGATCGAGCGGTTCGGGGATATCTAGWMKWCTAGATATCTAAACGTTCAAAGGGAATGATATCTTGTACTGGAACGGGATTATTGCCACGAGCATTATGAAAGCTACCAAGTTCGTGCTGTTGGTGATGCAGATCTATTTCCTCTTTGCGTTGTTTTTTAACCCGATTGACTATGGAATCGGCATGACCAGTCAAAGTATATAGTAGTCTTGTACTGATATAGAGTTTGTCTTTATAAGGGCGATCGCGCTCATTGTTGAACTCGATAATTTTATCGATCGCTTCATTAACTTTAGCCTCTGCCAGACGACTATAATCGCCTTTACGGGAAGACTCAGAAAGGTTATTACGATCGAGGTCTATGTTGCTATTAGATGTAGAATCTTCTTGGTTTAGTGGAGGCTTATTGCTAGTAGAAGAACTATCTGGCTCTAATTTTTCTGCCTTAGCCTGAGTTGACTGAGGGTTACTTGGGGTCTTGGGGCTAGCTACTATTTCTACGTTATTTTGTCGAGAGATAGCCTCTGAGAGCAATCTGACCGAAGCACAGAGATTATTAATGCTCTCACGCTCGAAATTATGGGTAGGTTCTACTAAGTTATTTGGTTCTGAAGRCGATTGAATTATAGACTTGTCTTCCAGTCGAGCCTGTAACTCTTCAATTCGAGCAAACAGCAGATTGGGGTTTAGTTCTTCTAGTTCTAAACTCYCAGCTAAAGCTAAACTCACTTCCGTCCAGTGAAATAAAGCTTCTATGGTGTCGGTTGGGGTCAATCCCAAACGCCCTGCGATCGATTCTAAACGTGGGAACAAAAATGAGGGAATAGTTAATGCTGAGAGTTGCTGTTTCATAATCGGTAAAGATAATTGCTTACCAGTTCGAGCCTGTGATTTAGGTTTKGGAGGTAACTGCCGAGATGAATCCGATTGARCTATAACTTTRTYTTTRRCMTCTGMRRRAGCAAATTTAGTAGTGGGAGCAGGRGYGCGAKCGRCATATCTTTCAATAACTCGGACATCGGGYAAGCCTAATTTTAAACCCAGTCTGCCATCTATGTTACCCTCACCATCGGCAATTTTGTARTCAAAATARTTGCGACTAGCAGCAAAATTATGTCTTARKGTYGGGTCTTTCTCGTCGAGAATTTGATAGTGACCCTGTATGGCAGCACGATATTCAATTTCGGGTACACTCGGCGGACAATACCAGTATGCTGCTATAGTCGCATATACGGCTCGAAATAGATGAGTGTAGAGATTATCTTTGCCTTCGCGGGTAGGTACTAACTCACTAAAGAAGCGATCGCAYTGTTTGGCTACGGGTTCGCTATASCKRTTRTTWATCTGACGTGGKGATAAGTCTTGAATTTCTGCTCCTAATTTATCTCTCAGYGAAGCGATCGCYTCGATAATCTTAKYRGCWGGTGCRAGGGTAGGAATTTCAAAGACACACTTAACCGACTCCCCTCTTCTTTTGAGAGAGCCAGAAAAGATAACGCTATATTTGGTCTTTAACTCAAACTCTGCCGTTTGAATGACCTCGGTAT
The Myxosarcina sp. GI1 DNA segment above includes these coding regions:
- a CDS encoding DUF433 domain-containing protein; the protein is MKLDRITSNPARMNGQPCIRNLRLTVRRVIELIATYPDRQELYQEFPELDEEDIFQALVFASTYLDDRQIEFSEPYETSA
- a CDS encoding ParA family protein produces the protein METXAAVSLAGGQGKTTTCYFLAKMLARAGKKVLAIDCDPQANLTFFLNHEVADNQPTLLELLRGTVXTEDGIYPTAEXNLFLVPADSGLAKVSEYLSGSGTGALILKLRLEAVKELFDYXIIDVQPTXSQICLTAVGASQICLTAVGAADWVLIPAESATKGVNSLLDTQKFLAEQAQVMAFRGKVLGIIPFRDRWVGRTQTLESRDNITAMKEFAEGVPVLPSIRESEKFKQATRQGQLLSELXAADLEYPFEKIIELLAESKKQIQTKVAV